A single region of the Labeo rohita strain BAU-BD-2019 chromosome 3, IGBB_LRoh.1.0, whole genome shotgun sequence genome encodes:
- the LOC127162899 gene encoding nuclear factor 7, ovary, which translates to MDSLSVEELSCPVCCEIFKNPVFLSCSHSICKECLQQFWRTKKTQECPVCRRRSSKTELPPNLALKNLCESFLKRNESRSSGSEEICSLHSEKLKLFCLEDEQPVCLVCVNSQKHDNHKFRPIDEVVSSYKEELNTALKSLQEKLKHNETMKGEFEKTVQHIKSQAEHTELQIKQQFEKLHQFLRDEEEATITALREEEEQKKKMMKEKLEEINRHISALSHTIKDTEEMMKASDVCFLKEFPVSMESVQISQPDPQMPSGALIRVPRYLGNLPFRVWKKMQDIVQNTPVILDPNTASPRLIVSDDLTSVRCGFQPVPDNPERFDYYYCVLGSEGFNSGTHCWDVEVKQSLYWSLGVTTASNQRKGRDFFNTDVWCLWYGVSPGSGFRVKQNLDRVRVNLDYDRGTVSFSDPVTNTHLHTFTTTFTNTLFPFFRCYYASSLRILEINSQ; encoded by the exons ATGGATTCACTTTCTGTAGAAGAGCTTTCTTGTCCCGTGTGCTGTGAAATCTTTAAGAATCCTGTTTTTCTGTCATGTAGTCACAGTATCTGTAAAGAGTGTCTTCAACAGTTCTGGAGAACCAAGAAAACACAGGAGTGTCCTGTCTGCAGGAGAAGATCCTCAAAAACTGAACTTCCTCCTAATCTTGCCTTAAAGAACTTGTGTGAGTCGTTCCTGAAGAGAAATGAGAGTCGTTCATCAGGATCTGAGGAGATCTGCAGTTTACACAGTGAGAAACTCAAACTCTTCTGTCTGGAGGACGAACAGCCGGTGTGTTTAGTGTGTGTTAATTCACAGAAACACGACAACCATAAATTCAGACCCATCGATGAAGTGGTTTCGTCATATAAG GAGGAGCTCAACACAGCATTGAAATCATTACAGGAGAAACtaaaacacaatgaaacaaTGAAAGGAGAGTTTGAGAAAACAGTTCAACACATCAAG TCTCAAGCTGAGCACACAGAGCTTCAGATTAAACAGCAGTTTGAGAAGCTTCATCAGTTTCtcagagatgaagaagaagctacaatcactgcactgagggaggaagaggagcagaagaagaagatgatgaaggagaagctggaggagataaacagacacatctcagctctttcacacacaatcaaagACACGGAGGAGATGATGAAAGCCAGTGATGTCTGCTTTCTAAAG gAGTTTCCAGTCTCAATGGAAAG TGTCCAGATCTCACAGCCGGATCCACAGATGCCTTCTGGAGCTTTGATTCGTGTGCCACGTTACTTGGGCAACCTGCCGTTCAGAGTCTGGAAGAAGATGCAGGACATCGTCCAGAACA CTCCTGTGATTCTGGATCCAAACACTGCAAGTCCACGTCTCATCGTGTCTGATGATCTGACCAGTGTGAGATGCGGATTTCAACCTGTTCCTGAtaatccagagagatttgactattattattgtgttttggGTTCAGAGGGTTTTAACTCAGGAACACACTGCTGGGATGTGGAGGTTAAACAGAGTTTATACTGGAGTCTTGGAGTAACTACAGCATCAAACCAGAGGAAGGGACGTGATTTCTTTAACACTGATGTCTGGTGTTTGTGGTACGGAGTGTCTCCAGGTTCTGGTTTTCGTGTTAAACAGAATCTTGATCGTGTGAGAGTGAATCTGGACTATGACAGAGGAACGGTGTCATTCTCTGATCCTGTAACTaacacacatctacacacattcacaaccacCTTCACTAACACTCTCTTTCCATTCTTCAGGTGTTATTATGCTTCCTCTCTGAGGATCTTAGAGATCAATAGTCAGTAA